A stretch of the Xiphias gladius isolate SHS-SW01 ecotype Sanya breed wild chromosome 19, ASM1685928v1, whole genome shotgun sequence genome encodes the following:
- the zbtb34 gene encoding zinc finger and BTB domain-containing protein 34: MLICKTAVKLEKHIQEMDDDSYIEFDVPEFSNTVLTQLNELRLQGKLCDIIVHIQGQPFRAHKAVLAASSPYFRDHSALSTMSGLSISVIKSPEVFEQLLAFCYTGHMSLQLKDIISFLTAASFLQMQAIIDKCTQILESIHSKISLPVSVCSPEKDDMQTSRNGVNDSNLFVNPTQISPPYYSRQSQAGHGLGRGRQQQEEGQSDRGSSDSVSEHDTPMEGETEQVELIGKDGQVTDVHVKVEKTDRPTYSDSSSAGDDGYHTELVDGEQVLAVSVGSYCPVIQPAAYSYSGLSSPCFVNLSSSSPSRSMLSGFRGGRARAKRPLAIPAGVLSHIKPGSDDSESAVGPTGLENDVRERSLRSQWYPYNERLICIYCGKTFNQKGSLDRHMRLHMGITPFVCKFCGKKYTRKDQLEYHIRGHTDNKPFHCQICGKCFPFQGTLNQHLRKKHMGASEVSNHMDSPERTEGSSGQKDQEDTSEGMAFEAQYAEEAPANEIEESSKCSPEEAQASRCDF; the protein is encoded by the exons ATGCTAATCTGCAAGACG GCTGTCAAACTGGAGAAACATATCCAAGAAATGGACGACGACAGCTACATCGAATTTGATGTGCCGGAGTTCAGTAACACTGTTCTGACCCAGCTCAATGAGCTGCGGCTGCAAGGGAAGCTGTGTGACATCATTGTTCACATTCAGGGCCAACCATTTCGAGCCCACAAGGCTGTGCTGGCAGCTAGTTCACCCTACTTTCGTGACCACTCAGCTCTCAGCACCATGAGTGGCCTTTCCATCTCGGTCATCAAAAGCCCTGAGGTATTTGAACAGCTTCTTGCATTTTGCTACACAGGCCACATGTCTCTGCAGCTCAAGGATATTATCAGTTTCCTCACTGCTGCCAGCTTTCTGCAGATGCAGGCCATCATTGACAAGTGTACCCAAATCCTGGAGAGCATCCACTCCAAGATCAGCCTCCCAGTTAGTGTCTGTAGCCCAGAGAAGGACGACATGCAGACCAGCCGTAATGGGGTCAATGATAGCAACCTCTTTGTAAACCCTACCCAGATCTCCCCCCCTTACTACTCCCGGCAGAGCCAGGCAGGACATGGCTTGGGCCGGGGACGACAGCAGCAAGAGGAAGGCCAATCAGACCGTGGCAGTAGTGATAGTGTGTCAGAGCATGATACTCCCatggagggagaaacagagcaaGTGGAACTGATAGGCAAAGATGGGCAAGTAACAGATGTGCACGTGAAGGTAGAGAAGACCGACAGGCCCACTTACTCAGATAGTTCTTCAGCGGGTGATGATGGTTACCACACAGAATTGGTTGATGGAGAACAGGTATTGGCTGTTAGTGTGGGTTCTTACTGTCCTGTTATCCAGCCTGCTGCCTATTCTTACTCAGGGCTGTCCTCCCCATGCTTTGTCAACCTTAGCAGCTCCAGTCCTTCTCGCTCCATGCTCAGTGGCTTCAGGGGTGGGCGAGCCAGGGCAAAGCGCCCCCTGGCCATCCCAGCAGGAGTGTTGAGTCATATCAAACCAGGCTCAGATGACAGCGAATCAGCTGTGGGACCCACAGGGTTGGAGAATGATGTGCGAGAGCGTAGCTTGCGGAGCCAGTGGTACCCCTACAATGAGAGACTCATTTGCATCTATTGTGGAAAGACCTTCAATCAGAAAGGGAGCCTGGACCGCCACATGCGCCTGCACATGGGAATCACTCCTTTTGTTTGCAAATTCTGTGGCAAGAAGTACACAAGGAAAGACCAGCTGGAGTACCACATCCGTGGCCACACGGACAACAAGCCCTTTCACTGTCAGATCTGTGGCAAATGCTTCCCATTTCAGGGCACCCTTAACCAGCACCTGAGGAAGAAGCACATGGGAGCATCAGAGGTCAGCAATCATATGGACTCTCCAGAGAGGACGGAGGGAAGCTCAGGTCAGAAGGACCAAGAGGATACGTCTGAGGGGATGGCCTTTGAGGCGCAATATGCAGAAGAGGCACCAGCCAATGAAATAGAGGAAAGTTCAAAATGCAGCCCTGAGGAGGCCCAAGCATCGAGATGTGATTTTTAG
- the angptl2b gene encoding angiopoietin-related protein 2b: MEPHSMVLLGLLLVYGLACGVQQTQGSPSDSSHSRDKTQEFESSEDGLERDFLYAGRSKRAPADQQQDKCSYTFIVPQQKVTGAICVNSKEPEAMLENRVNKQELELLNVELQKQKRQIETLQQLVEVDGGIVNEVKLLRKESRNMNSRVTQLYMQLLHEIIRKRDNALELAQMENKILNQTSEMQQLTSRYKDLEHKYQHLASLATNQSALIALLEEQCQSRPPLRHVPVPQPRPQPPPPSPPLNKPYQPPVLPRINNPISNEIQSDQKSLPPLLPTMPTGTHSPSTTDKPSGPFRDCLQALEDGHTASGMYLVKPENANRLMQVWCDQRHDPGGWTVIQRRVDGSVNFFRNWETYKQGFGNIDGEYWLGLENIYWLTNQGNYKLLVTLEDWSGRKVFAEYASFRVEPEADFYKLRVGRYHGNAGDSLTWHNGKQFTTLDRDHDAYTGNCAHYQKGGWWYNSCAHSNLNGVWYRGGHYRSRYQDGVYWAEFRGGAYSLKKVVMMIRPNPNTFH, translated from the exons ATGGAGCCACATTCAATGGTCCTGCTGGGGCTCCTTCTTGTTTATGGATTAGCCTGTGGTGTCCAGCAGACTCAGGGGAGTCCATCAGACAGCAGCCACAGTAGGGACAAGACCCAAGAATTTGAGAGTAGTGAAGATGGTTTAGAGAGAGACTTTCTCTATGCTGGAAGGAGCAAGCGCGCTCCAGCTGACCAGCAGCAAGACAAGTGCTCCTACACTTTCATTGTGCCTCAACAAAAAGTGACTGGAGCCATCTGTGTCAACTCCAAGGAGCCAGAGGCCATGCTGGAGAATCGGGTCAACAAACAGGAGTTAGAGCTACTAAATGTGGAGCTACAGAAACAGAAGAGGCAGATCGAGACCCTGCAACAATTGGTAGAGGTGGACGGAGGTATTGTCAATGAGGTCAAGCTTTTGAGGAAGGAGAGCCGGAACATGAACTCCAGAGTCACTCAGCTGTACATGCAGCTGCTCCATGAGATCATCAGGAAGAGAGACAATGCCCTAGAATTGGCTCAGATGGAGAACAAGATCCTGAACCAAACTTCTGAAATGCAACAGCTCACCAGTCGATACAAAGATCTTGAGCACAAGTACCAGCACTTGGCTTCTTTGGCCACTAACCAATCAGCTCTTATTGCCCTGTTGGAGGAGCAGTGCCAGAGTCGCCCTCCCCTTCGTCACGTGCCCGTTCCCCAGCCACGGCCTCAGCCACCTCCACCTTCACCACCTCTTAACAAGCCTTACCAGCCACCTGTCCTTCCAAGAATTAACAACCCAATCAGCAACGAAATCCAGAGTGACCAGAAGTCCTTACCGCCTCTTCTTCCAACGATGCCCACTGGCACACACAGCCCCTCCACCACTGACAAACCCTCTG GTCCATTTAGGGATTGTCTGCAGGCTCTGGAAGATGGCCACACTGCCAGCGGCATGTACCTGGTGAAGCCAGAAAATGCCAACAGGCTTATGCAGGTGTGGTGTGACCAGAGACATGACCCAGGTGGCTGGACTGTGATCCAGAGGAGGGTGGACGGCTCAGTCAACTTTTTCAGGAACTGGGAGACATACAAG CAAGGTTTTGGCAATATTGACGGTGAGTACTGGCTGGGCCTGGAGAACATCTACTGGCTGACTAACCAGGGGAACTACAAACTGCTGGTCACACTGGAGGACTGGTCTGGCAGGAAGGTGTTTGCAGAGTATGCCAGCTTCAGAGTGGAGCCTGAAGCCGACTTCTACAAGCTAAGGGTGGGCCGTTACCATGGCAATGCTGGAGACTCCCTTACTTGGCATAATGGAAAACAGTTCACAACACTGGACAGAGACCATGATGCATATACAG GCAACTGTGCCCATTACCAGAAGGGCGGCTGGTGGTACAACTCTTGCGCCCATTCAaatttgaatggagtttggtaCAGAGGAGGACACTACCGTAGCCGCTACCAAGATGGAGTCTACTGGGCTGAGTTCAGAGGAGGAGCCTATTCGCTAAAGAAAGTGGTCATGATGATCCGTCCAAACCCAAATACCTTCCACTAA